A single Vigna radiata var. radiata cultivar VC1973A chromosome 8, Vradiata_ver6, whole genome shotgun sequence DNA region contains:
- the LOC106772728 gene encoding exocyst complex component SEC15A: MDVKTKRRGVIENGNGGEDKVMANLIANGDDVGPLVRLSFEMGRPEGLLHQLTYVVKQKEAEIEEMCKTHYDEFILAVDELRGVLVDAEKLKSELQSDNFKLQQVGSTLLAKLEGLLELYSIRKNITEAIEVSKSCIQVLELCVKCNSHISEGQFYSALKTLDLIEKSCTQNIPAKTLKEVIEKRIPVIKLHIEKKMCIQVNEWMVDIRSSAKNIGETAIGLAVTVRQKDQEMLEQQRKVEEQSISGLGDLGYSLDAEEVEEDSVLQFDLTPLYRAYHIHDCLGILNKFREYYYTNRLLQLNSDLEITSAQPFVESYQTYFAQIAGFFIVEDRVLRTTGGLLEADQAETMWQTAVAKMTSLLEEQFSCMESAPHLLLVKDYVTLFGSTLRHYGYEISTFLDVLDSSCDKYHMLLLEECRQQTVDVFGNDPYDQMEIKKETDYENIVLSFNLQTSDIMPEFPYIAPFSSMVPDTCRIVRSFIKGSVDFLSYGIQVNFFEVVKKYLDKFLIDVLNVTLLEKINSGNITVPQLMQIAANITVLERACDFFLRHAAQLCGIPVRSVGRPQATLTAKVVLKTSREAAFIALQSLVNTKISEFMNLSDSVNWTPEETNENGNDYIHEVIIYLDSFMSPAQQILPLDSVYRVGSGAFEHISNSIVAAFSSDSVKRFNVNAVINIEYDLQIIENFAEERFYSAGLGEMYNEVSFKNCLVEARQLVNLLLSSQPESFLNPDIWEKNYYALEIKKVAAILDKFKDSPDGIFGSLANKNAKQSARKKSMDVLKKRLKDFS, from the coding sequence ATGGATGTGAAAACAAAGAGGAGAGGTGTTATTGAGAATGGCAATGGAGGGGAGGACAAGGTTATGGCGAATTTGATTGCAAATGGAGATGATGTTGGTCCCCTTGTTAGGCTCTCTTTCGAAATGGGGCGGCCTGAGGGGCTTCTTCACCAACTGACATATGTGGTTAAGCAAAAGGAAGCAGAAATTGAGGAGATGTGCAAGACCCACTATGATGAATTCATCCTTGCAGTTGATGAGCTTCGTGGTGTGTTAGTTGATGCCGAGAAGCTGAAAAGTGAGCTCCAAAGTGACAATTTTAAGTTGCAGCAGGTTGGCAGCACCCTTCTTGCCAAGCTTGAAGGGCTTCTTGAGTTGTATTCTATTAGGAAAAATATCACTGAAGCTATAGAAGTGTCGAAGAGCTGTATACAGGTGCTGGAGCTTTGTGTAAAGTGTAACAGCCATATTTCAGAAGGTCAGTTTTATTCTGCATTGAAAACTTTGGATTTAATTGAGAAAAGTTGCACACAGAATATTCCTGCAAAAACTCTCAAAGAGGTCATAGAGAAGAGAATTCCTGTTATAAAGTTGCACATTGAGAAGAAAATGTGTATCCAAGTTAATGAGTGGATGGTTGATATAAGGAGTTCTGCTAAAAATATTGGGGAAACAGCAATTGGTCTTGCTGTGACAGTTCGTCAAAAGGACCAGGAAATGCTAGAACAACAGAGGAAGGTTGAGGAGCAAAGTAtttcaggactaggggatctaGGTTATTCTTTAGATGCtgaagaagttgaagaagaTTCAGTTTTACAGTTTGATCTTACACCACTTTATCGCGCATATCATATTCATGATTGCTTGGGTATCCTAAACAAGTTTCGTGAATATTACTATACTAATAGGTTGTTACAATTGAATTCAGACCTTGAGATAACTTCAGCACAGCCTTTTGTTGAATCATACCAGACATATTTTGCTCAAATTGCTGGATTCTTTATAGTGGAGGATAGAGTCCTTAGAACGACTGGGGGCCTCCTTGAAGCTGATCAGGCTGAAACAATGTGGCAGACTGCTGTAGCTAAAATGACTTCACTGTTGGAGGAGCAGTTTTCTTGTATGGAATCCGCCCCTCATCTTCTCCTGGTGAAGGATTATGTCACTCTGTTTGGGTCTACTCTTAGACATTATGGATATGAAATAAGCACATTTCTTGATGTTCTTGATAGCAGTTGTGACAAATACCACATGCTTCTTTTGGAAGAATGCCGGCAACAAACTGTGGATGTCTTTGGTAATGATCCATATGACCAAATGGAGATAAAGAAGGAAACTGACTATGAGAATATTGTGCTGTCATTTAATCTTCAAACATCTGATATCATGCCTGAATTTCCATACATTGCACCATTCTCCTCCATGGTACCTGATACTTGTCGCATTGTGAGATCATTCATCAAAGGTTCTGTTGATTTCTTATCTTATGGCATACAAGTGAATTTCTTTGAAGTTGTGAAAAAGTATTTGGACAAGTTCCTGATTGATGTACTAAATGTAACATTACTTGAGAAAATCAACAGTGGCAATATCACTGTACCTCAACTCATGCAGATTGCTGCAAACATAACTGTTCTTGAAAGAGCCTGTGATTTTTTCCTTCGACATGCTGCCCAACTGTGTGGCATCCCAGTACGATCAGTTGGAAGGCCTCAAGCTACTTTAACTGCAAAGGTGGTCTTGAAGACATCCAGGGAGGCAGCTTTCATTGCCCTACAGAGTCTGGTGAACACAAAGATAAGCGAGTTTATGAATCTTTCTGATAGTGTTAATTGGACTCCCGAGGAGACAAATGAGAATGGAAATGACTACATACATGAAGTGATCATTTACCTTGACTCTTTCATGTCCCCAGCACAACAAATTCTACCCTTGGATTCTGTGTACAGAGTTGGGAGTGGTGCTTTTGAGCACATCTCAAATTCAATAGTGGCAGCTTTCTCTAGTGATAGTGTTAAAAGATTTAATGTAAATGCAgttataaatattgaatatgATCTTCAGATCATAGAAAATTTTGCAGAGGAGAGGTTCTATTCTGCTGGTTTGGGAGAAATGTACAATGAAGTTAGTTTTAAGAACTGCTTGGTAGAAGCACGTCAATTAGTCAATCTTTTGCTAAGTAGTCAACCAGAGAGCTTCCTGAATCCTGATATATGGGAGAAAAACTATTATGCACTTGAAATTAAGAAGGTGGCTGCCATCCTTGATAAGTTCAAGGATTCTCCAGATGGGATCTTTGGAAGCCTTGCTAATAAAAATGCAAAGCAAAGTGCTAGGAAGAAATCAATGGACGTTCTCAAAAAGCGACTTAAGGATTTCAGTTAA
- the LOC106772387 gene encoding uncharacterized protein LOC106772387: protein MPAAGMRRTTRVFGMKGADSARVLRSGRRLWPDSGEVKTKRSNDGDDWAVTPSKVTKLDTVVTPRGTVKGRREEPVVNAPDKTIDRRFGIVYVRRRKGLKKEGSKRSVEVSLCVLSVVVSRTAGKTALFLRLLASVVRYAKRVRISLRKLSGFLMSGTVNDVFALEGMQFVKGPPAVNSGICQFFGVTKFVPLFSVDFSAVPSCFEYLHSVMFFRSMLRSFFLVCNPINVHSDVEDIESDDDLLEYQNEKQISSDTFKREPSETGTVTSDVIENNDVLSLHSSVKSITRAAGRNGQYRNMLNSRGIQKRRSSLRKRKARNPSMGSLRRNGAVASELTGGGRRSNSQFSVVTSSKKLRSLANGSTTGSLKQASSAIVDSKETLGLSSCSANLLVSEIHQCYRVEGAIVTLEMSASKEWLLTVKKDGLTRSTFKAEKVMRPCSSNRFTHAIMYSLDNGWKLEFTNRQDWNVFKDLYKKCSDRNIPSTAAKFIPVPGVREVSSYAESNSFPFHRPDTYISVFGDELTRAMARTTANYDMDSEDEEWLKNFNAECQNPVSDDNFELIIDTLEKVYYCNPDDPFDEKSATCCCQNLGSKEVVEAVYNYWMRKRKQKRSLLIRVFQGHQSKRAPLIPKPLLRKRRSFKRQPSQLGRSNQPSVLKAFAAEQDAMEENAMLKIEEAKANANMSMELAIHKRRRAQSLAQNADLATYKATMLIRIAEAALAAESVDDAAAYFLD from the exons ATGCCGGCGGCCGGGATGCGCCGCACGACGAGAGTGTTCGGCATGAAAGGAGCCGACTCGGCCCGAGTTTTGCGCTCTGGGCGACGGCTGTGGCCGGATTCGGGTGAGGTGAAGACTAAACGATCCAACGATGGTGACGATTGGGCGGTGACGCCGTCCAAGGTTACGAAACTTGACACTGTCGTGACGCCACGTGGCACTGTGAAGGGGAGGCGCGAAGAACCGGTGGTTAATGCACCTGACAAGACTATTGATAGGAGATTTGGCATTGTGTATGTAAGGAGGCGGAAAGGGTTAAAGAAGGAAGGCTCTAAAAGAAGCGTGGAGGTTTCGCTTTGTGTGCTTTCAGTTGTTGTCAGTCGCACTGCCGGGAAGACTGCTCTGTTTTTGAGACTGTTGGCTTCGGTTGTGAGGTATGCCAAGAGGGTTCGGATTTCGCTGAGGAAGCTTTCTGGTTTTTTAATGTCGGGGACTGTTAATGATGTTTTTGCTTTGGAGGGGATGCAATTCGTGAAG GGTCCTCCTGCTGTAAACTCTGGAATATGCCAGTTCTTTGGGGTCACAAAGTTCGTACCATTGTTTTCTGTCGACTTTTCTGCTGTTCCTTCTTGTTTTGAGTATCTGCATTCTGTGATGTTCTTTAGATCTATGCTTAGGTCATTCTTTCTTGTATGTAATCCAATAAATGTGCATAGTGATGTTGAGGATATTGAATCAGACGATGATTTATTGGAATACCAGAATGAAAAGCAGATTTCTAGTGATACCTTCAAAAGGGAACCGTCTGAGACTGGAACTGTTACATCTGATGTTATTGAAAACAATGATGTTTTATCCTTACATTCTTCTGTCAAGTCCATCACCAGAGCAGCTGGTCGAAATGGACAGTATAGGAACATGCTGAACTCTAGAGGCATTCAGAAGAGGAGAAGTTCACTAAGGAAAAGGAAAGCGCGTAATCCTTCTATGGGGAGTTTACGGAGAAATGGAGCAGTTGCTTCTGAGCTAACAGGTGGTGGTAGGAGAAGTAATAGCCAGTTCTCTGTTGTGACCTCTAGCAAGAAACTTAGAAGTTTGGCGAATGGTAGCACTACTGGTAGCCTCAAACAAGCAAGTTCAGCTATAGTCGATTCAAAAGAAACACTGGGTTTATCTTCATGTTCTGCAAACTTACTGGTATCAGAGATACACCAATGCTACAGGGTAGAGGGAGCAATTGTTACTTTAGAGATGTCTGCTTCAAAAGAATGGCTTCTCACTGTAAAGAAAGATGGATTAACAAGAAGCACATTCAAAGCAGAAAAAGTGATGCGGCCCTGCTCATCCAATCGATTCACTCATGCAATCATGTATTCTTTGGACAATGGGTGGAAACTGGAGTTTACCAATCGTCAAGACTGGAATGTCTTTAAAGACCTTTATAAGAAGTGTTCTGATCGTAATATCCCATCTACTGCTGCCAAATTTATACCAGTTCCAGGTGTGCGTGAGGTCTCTTCGTATGCAGAAAGTAACAGTTTCCCCTTTCACAGACCAGATACATACATATCTGTCTTTGGCGATGAGTTAACTAGAGCAATGGCTAGGACAACTGCAAATTATGACATGGATTCTGAAGACGAGGAGTGGCTGAAAAATTTCAACGCCGAGTGTCAAAATCCTGTGTCAGATGATAATTTTGAGTTAATTATTGATACTTTGGAGAAGGTTTATTATTGCAATCCAGATGATCCGTTTGATGAAAAATCTGCAACTTGTTGTTGTCAGAACCTTGGTAGCAAGGAAGTGGTAGAAGCTGTATATAACTATTGGATGAGAAAACGGAAGCAAAAACGATCTTTGTTGATTAGGGTTTTCCAG GGTCATCAATCAAAGAGAGCTCCACTTATCCCTAAGCCCTTGCTACGAAAACGGAGGTCGTTTAAGAGACAACCCAGTCAGTTGGGTAGAAGCAATCAACCAAGTGTTTTGAAAG CATTTGCAGCTGAACAAGATGCGATGGAAGAGAATGCAATGCTGAAGATTGAAGAAGCGAAAGCCAATGCAAACATGTCTATGGAATTAGCCATACACAAACGCAGAAGGGCTCAATCTCTTGCTCAGAATGCAGATTTGGCCACCTACAAGGCCACAATGTTAATTAGAATAGCCGAAGCAGCTCTTGCCGCAGAATCAGTAGATGACGCAGCAGCATATTTTCTTGATTGA